The Streptomyces sp. NBC_00459 DNA segment TCGACATTGAGCACGACGATGCGCGACGAGCCCTCGCGCAGCGCGCGGGCGATGCCGTGTACGACGTATCCCAGGTCCTGAGCGGCCTCCATGACCCGCTCACGGGTGGCCGCCGAGATCGTCTGCCGTGGGTCGTCGTTCAGCACGAAACTCACCGTGGCCCTCGACACGCCGGACGCCTTCGCCACGTCGGTCAACGTCACTCGGCCAGAACGGCCCATGGCGGCACACTCCTCTCCGTCGGACCGGGCACACCCGCTCGCATGTGGTGTCGCCAAAATAGTGGCGACCGGCTTCTAGAACGATTAAGCGTCGGACCTCAGCGTACGCGGCTAGATCGTTACAGTCCTTCACCACCTGAGCCAGACCGATGTGCGCCCGTACGCTCCATGTCTCAGGACTCCCTCTTCTGCCGCCACCCCGAAACCTGGCTCAGCGGGGGTCCGTTCAGGCGGATCGCCCGAAGGCCCCGCCGCCCGGAGAGCGAGCTGCGGAGCCATGCTCAGATATTCCGTCCGCGCTCGACGCTATGGAAAGCAGCCGCCGCGCCTTCAGTTCGGTTTCCTGCCACTCCCGCTCGGGCTCCGAACCCCAGGTGATTCCTGCCCCCGTGCCGAATCTGAGGAGCCCCGCCGACCTGTCGATCCAGAAGGTGCGGATACCGACGGCCAGTTCCCCGCAGCCTCGGTCCGCGTCGACCCAGCCGATCCCGCCGCAGTAGGGGCCACGCGCCGACGTCTCCAGTGCCGCGATGATCCGCAGGGCGCTCTCCTTGGGAGCCCCGGTGACCGATCCGGGCGGGAACGTCGCCGCCAGCAGCTCGGGCCAGCCCGCGCCGTCGCGCAGTCGCCCGCGCACCGTGGACACCAGGTGGACGAGCCCTGGATGCTTTTCCACGGCGCACAGATCGGGGACGGCCACGGAGCCGGGGACACAGACGCGGCCGAGGTCGTTGCGGACCAGGTCGACGATCATCACGTTCTCCGCGTAGTCCTTCTCCAGCAGGTCCGCCTCGGTCCGGCCGGTTCCCTTGATGGGGCCCGACGCGATGCTCCTGCCGGCGCGTCGCACGAAGAGTTCCGGGGAGGCGGTGGCCACCTCGATGCCGTGCCGGGGGATACGGACGACACCTGCGTACGGTGCCGGGTTGTGCCGGGCCAGCAGTCCGGCCAGCGCCGCGACATCGGCGTCCGCCGCGACCGGCGCGGACAGGACCCGGCAGAGGTTCGCCTGGTAGACCTCACCCGCGGCGATGTGCTCGCGGATACGCGTCACCCCGTTCGTGTACGCGGCACGGTCGAGCGAGGTGGACCACGTCCCGGTACCCGGCCCGCGCCACGGCGACGCAGGCAGGACATGGCCCTCGGCCTGTCGCACGTCGCTGAACCGGGCGCACGTCAGGTGACCCTCGAAATCGGCCACGACGGCCCAGAAGCCCTCGGAGTCCAGTGCCGAGGGGTCGCTGGTGACGTCCACGAGACCCGTTGCGAGATGCCCGCCGAGAAGGGCCATCGGAGCAAGCAGCCCCATTCCGCACCTCCTGTGATGTGTCGTGCCGTGCATCGAGCTGTCAGGGCTCCCCCGTACGGAGCACTCAGGCCACAACGGCCTCGCGTTCGGCGCCCCATTGAGCCGCGCGCAGGGTGTTGACCATGAGCATGGCTATGGTCATGGGACCCACGCCGCCGGGGACCGGAGTGATGCGACCGGCGATGCCGTCGAGCTCGGCGGACCGGACGTCGCCGCTCAGGCCGGCGGGCGTGCGGTGGATGCCCACGTCGATGACGACCGCGCCGGGCGTGACGTGTTCGGGGCCGATGAGGCCGCGGACGCCGGTGGCGACCACGACGATGTCGGCGGGCCTGGTGACGGCGGCGAGGTCGGTGGTGAACTCGTGGGCGACCGTCACGGTCGCTCCTCGCCGCAGCAGCAGGTGGGTCAGGGGCTTGCCGACGAGTTCGCCCCAGCCGACCACGGCGACGCGGGCGCCCTGGATGGGAATGTCCTCGGCGTCGAGGAGTTCGATGACGCCGCTGGGTGTGCACGGGCGCAGGCCGCGCTCGCCCCGGGCCAGCAGACCCGCGCTGGCGGTGGTGAGGCCGTCGACGTCCTTGGTGACGGGTATGCGGTCGATCAGCGTGGCCGCGTCGAGCTGCCGGGGCAGCGGTAGCTGGAGCAGGATGCCGGAGACCCGCGGGTCGGCGGCCAGTTCGTCGATCACCCCGGCCACGTCGTCCTGGGTGGCGTGCTGGGGCAGGAATCGGTGGAAGTCGCGCATGCCGGCTTCCTTGATGGCGCGCCGTTTGGCGGCGACGTACACGGCGCTGGCCGGATCGTCGCCGACCAGAATGGTCGCCAGGCCGGGAACCCTCCCCGAACCCGCGGCGGTGGCGACCTCCTCGGCGACCTGTGAACGGATCCGCTGGGCGATGGTGGTGCCGTTGATCGTGGTGGTCATGGTGGCGAACCGCTTTCTTGCGATGAGGAACGATTCGCCCGGGTGAAAGGGGTGTGCCGGGCGCGGTTGCCGTGGCCGCGCGTGTACGGCGCCGCGGCCGGGCCGGCCGTCGCGGCGGCCGGCCCGCCGCATGGGGTGTGGCGCACGACAGGACTGTCCATTCCCTGCACCGGGCGGTTTCCCTGTCCGTGGGATCTCCCGCGTCCCTCCGTCAGGCGAAGACGATGGTGTGGTTGCCGTCGCGGATGACGCGGTCCTCGGCGTGCCACAGCACGGCGCGGGAGAGCACCGCGCGTTCCACGTCGGCGCCGCGACGGGTGAGGTCGGTGGCGGTGTGGGCGTGGGTGACGCGGACGACGTCCTGCTCGATGATCGGCCCCTCGTCGAGGTCCTGGGTGACGTAGTGGGCGGTGGCGCCCACGAGTTTCACTCCCCGCTGCTTGGCCTTGGCGTAGGGGCCGGCGCCGATGAAGGCGGGCAGGAAGGAATGGTGGATGTTGATGATCGGGACGCCGACGTTGTCGATGAAGTCGCCGGAGAGGATCTGCATGTAGCGGGCGAGGACGACGAAGTCGACGTTGCCCCGTAGCAGCCGCAGGTGCTCGGCCTCGGCGGCGGCCTTGTCCGCGCCCTGGCAGGGGACGTGGAAGAAGGGGATGCCGAAACCGCGTACTTCGTCGGCCACATCGGGGTGGTTGGAGACCACCATGGCGACGGTGACGGGGAGTTGGCCCTGCCGGTGGCGCCAGAGCAGGTCGAGC contains these protein-coding regions:
- a CDS encoding chorismate-binding protein, which translates into the protein MGLLAPMALLGGHLATGLVDVTSDPSALDSEGFWAVVADFEGHLTCARFSDVRQAEGHVLPASPWRGPGTGTWSTSLDRAAYTNGVTRIREHIAAGEVYQANLCRVLSAPVAADADVAALAGLLARHNPAPYAGVVRIPRHGIEVATASPELFVRRAGRSIASGPIKGTGRTEADLLEKDYAENVMIVDLVRNDLGRVCVPGSVAVPDLCAVEKHPGLVHLVSTVRGRLRDGAGWPELLAATFPPGSVTGAPKESALRIIAALETSARGPYCGGIGWVDADRGCGELAVGIRTFWIDRSAGLLRFGTGAGITWGSEPEREWQETELKARRLLSIASSADGISEHGSAARSPGGGAFGRSA
- a CDS encoding bifunctional 5,10-methylenetetrahydrofolate dehydrogenase/5,10-methenyltetrahydrofolate cyclohydrolase — its product is MTTTINGTTIAQRIRSQVAEEVATAAGSGRVPGLATILVGDDPASAVYVAAKRRAIKEAGMRDFHRFLPQHATQDDVAGVIDELAADPRVSGILLQLPLPRQLDAATLIDRIPVTKDVDGLTTASAGLLARGERGLRPCTPSGVIELLDAEDIPIQGARVAVVGWGELVGKPLTHLLLRRGATVTVAHEFTTDLAAVTRPADIVVVATGVRGLIGPEHVTPGAVVIDVGIHRTPAGLSGDVRSAELDGIAGRITPVPGGVGPMTIAMLMVNTLRAAQWGAEREAVVA
- the purU gene encoding formyltetrahydrofolate deformylase; amino-acid sequence: MTLTQDAPARTATGKPPVQQASLIVQGADATGIVAAVTTVLGGHGANIVSLDQYSDNPQGGAFFQRTVFGLDNLRVALPALRADLDQHLVNTFGLSYTLRDLSVPKRVAIFASKSDHCLLDLLWRHRQGQLPVTVAMVVSNHPDVADEVRGFGIPFFHVPCQGADKAAAEAEHLRLLRGNVDFVVLARYMQILSGDFIDNVGVPIINIHHSFLPAFIGAGPYAKAKQRGVKLVGATAHYVTQDLDEGPIIEQDVVRVTHAHTATDLTRRGADVERAVLSRAVLWHAEDRVIRDGNHTIVFA